From one Magnolia sinica isolate HGM2019 chromosome 18, MsV1, whole genome shotgun sequence genomic stretch:
- the LOC131233339 gene encoding 14 kDa proline-rich protein DC2.15-like isoform X1: protein MASKSSASLVLFLSLNLLFFVFVSANHYKPCPCNPSPTPKPKPKPPPTPSPTTPTPSPTTPTPSPTPSTGGKCPRDALKLGVCANLLGLANIVVGSPATLPCCSLLQGLVDLDVALCLCTAIKANILGINLDVAVTLSLLVNACGYKVPSGFKCT, encoded by the exons ATGGCCTCAAAGAGCTCAGCATCCCTTGTGCTCTTCCTCTCCCTCAACCTTCTCTTCTTTGTTTTTGTCTCAGCCAACCATTACAAACCATGCCCATGCAACCCTAGCCCTACCCCAAAGCCAAAGCCAAAGCCCCCGCCCACACCTTCTCCCACCACGCCCACAC CTTCTCCCACCACGCCCACACCTTCTCCCACCCCATCGACCGGCGGTAAGTGCCCTAGGGACGCACTCAAGCTTGGCGTATGTGCCAACTTGCTAGGGTTGGCCAACATCGTTGTGGGCTCCCCAGCTACCCTCCCTTGTTGCTCTCTCCTCCAAGGCCTGGTCGATCTCGACGTAGCACTGTGCCTGTGCACCGCCATTAAGGCCAACATCTTGGGAATAAATCTCGACGTCGCCGTCACCCTTAGCTTGCTGGTGAATGCATGTGGGTATAAGGTCCCATCAGGGTTCAAATGCACCTAA
- the LOC131233339 gene encoding 14 kDa proline-rich protein DC2.15-like isoform X2, whose translation MASKSSASLVLFLSLNLLFFVFVSANHYKPCPCNPSPTPKPKPKPPPTPSPTTPTPSPTPSTGGKCPRDALKLGVCANLLGLANIVVGSPATLPCCSLLQGLVDLDVALCLCTAIKANILGINLDVAVTLSLLVNACGYKVPSGFKCT comes from the exons ATGGCCTCAAAGAGCTCAGCATCCCTTGTGCTCTTCCTCTCCCTCAACCTTCTCTTCTTTGTTTTTGTCTCAGCCAACCATTACAAACCATGCCCATGCAACCCTAGCCCTACCCCAAAGCCAAAGCCAAAGCCCCCGCCCACACCTTCTCCCACCACGCCCACAC CTTCTCCCACCCCATCGACCGGCGGTAAGTGCCCTAGGGACGCACTCAAGCTTGGCGTATGTGCCAACTTGCTAGGGTTGGCCAACATCGTTGTGGGCTCCCCAGCTACCCTCCCTTGTTGCTCTCTCCTCCAAGGCCTGGTCGATCTCGACGTAGCACTGTGCCTGTGCACCGCCATTAAGGCCAACATCTTGGGAATAAATCTCGACGTCGCCGTCACCCTTAGCTTGCTGGTGAATGCATGTGGGTATAAGGTCCCATCAGGGTTCAAATGCACCTAA